One window of the Scyliorhinus torazame isolate Kashiwa2021f chromosome 24, sScyTor2.1, whole genome shotgun sequence genome contains the following:
- the LOC140399985 gene encoding transmembrane protein 151B-like produces MYGCFGVVTWCHLSKVTRLAFNKPYGGESMIYHESPCSSGYVYIPLAFLMMLYVVYLVECWHCYTKNEMQHKVDVNSVYERMQRLQQATPCIWWKAISYHYIRRTRQVTRYRNGDAYTTTQVYHERVNTHLSESEFDYSQHGARDISKELLGLSEYTATKLRFTKCFSFANAESETSYLTQRARFFSENEGLDDYMEAREGMHLKNVDFKEHMVAFSDPKNPPWYVSRYIFWTLSFLVLSWPLRVLAEYRTAYVHYHVEKLFGLDEGLLLTPEEGGPYGRRISRVNTIDMTELEWHIRSNQQLVPSYSEAMLMEVSSSSTAAATYLQQCQRCRRTVSSSSLPSREPAARLPFSRSRFSLGRLQGSGRAYLFRSLSGRFGGGGGLSAEEPPSYQDAIYFPRLIVHAGSGCRGHRPRQQDGTGPDTLL; encoded by the coding sequence ATGTATGGCTGTTTCGGAGTGGTGACCTGGTGCCACCTGTCCAAGGTGACCCGGCTGGCCTTCAACAAGCCGTACGGCGGAGAGTCGATGATCTACCATGAGAGCCCTTGCTCCAGCGGCTACGTGTACATCCCCCTGGCCTTCCTCATGATGCTGTACGTGGTGTACCTGGTGGAATGTTGGCACTGCTACACCAAGAATGAGATGCAACACAAGGTGGACGTCAACAGCGTGTACGAGCGCATGCAGCGCCTCCAGCAGGCCACCCCTTGCATCTGGTGGAAGGCCATCAGCTACCACTACATCCGGAGGACCCGGCAGGTGACGCGCTACCGCAACGGCGACGCCTACACCACCACGCAGGTCTACCACGAGCGGGTGAACACGCACCTCTCGGAGTCGGAGTTCGACTACTCCCAGCACGGGGCGAGGGACATCTCCAAGGAGTTGCTGGGCCTCAGCGAGTACACGGCCACCAAGCTCCGCTTCACCAAGTGCTTCAGCTTCGCCAACGCCGAGTCGGAGACCTCCTACCTGACCCAGCGGGCGCGTTTCTTCAGCGAAAACGAGGGCCTGGATGACTATATGGAAGCCCGTGAGGGGATGCACTTGAAGAATGTTGACTTCAAAGAGCACATGGTGGCCTTCTCAGACCCCAAGAACCCGCCCTGGTACGTCTCCCGTTACATCTTCTGGACGCTCTCCTTCCTGGTGCTCTCGTGGCCGCTGCGGGTTTTGGCCGAGTATCGCACGGCCTACGTCCACTATCACGTGGAGAAGCTCTTCGGCCTGGATGAGGGGCTGCTGCTGACCCCCGAGGAGGGCGGCCCGTACGGGCGCCGCATCTCCCGGGTCAACACCATCGACATGACCGAGCTGGAGTGGCACATTCGCTCCAACCAGCAGCTGGTGCCCAGCTACTCGGAGGCCATGCTAatggaggtctcctcctcctccaccgccgCCGCCACCTACCTGCAGCAGTGCCAGCGCTGCCGGCGGACGGTCAGCAGCTCCTCGCTGCCCTCCCGCGAGCCCGCCGCCCGCCTGCCTTTCAGCCGCAGCCGTTTCTCGCTGGGCCGACTGCAGGGCTCGGGTCGGGCCTACCTCTTCCGCAGCCTGAGTGGACGCTTCGGGGGCGGGGGCGGCCTCTCGGCAGAGGAGCCCCCCTCCTACCAGGATGCCATCTACTTCCCGCGGCTGATCGTGCACGCGGGCAGCGGTTGCCGAGGGCACCGGCCCCGGCAACAGGACGGGACTGGGCCGGACACCCTGCTGTGA